From the genome of Virgibacillus proomii, one region includes:
- the tgt gene encoding tRNA guanosine(34) transglycosylase Tgt has product MIPITYELIKTCKQTGARLGRVHTPHGSFDTPAFMPVGTLATVKTMSPEELKEIGANIILSNTYHLWLRPGEDIIKEAGGLHQFMNWDGAILTDSGGFQVFSLSEMREITEEGVHFRNHLNGEKLFLSPEKATNIQNALGSDIMMAFDECPPYPADHQYMRDSVERTSRWAERCLNAHQRKEEQGLFGIIQGGEYEDLRKQSASDLVSLDFPGYAIGGLSVGEPKEVMNHVLEFTTPLMPTNKPRYLMGVGSPDSLIDGAIRGIDMFDCVLPTRIARNGTCMTSNGRLVVRNAKYARDFSPIDENCDCHVCNNYTRAYIRHLIKCNETFGFRLTTYHNLYFLLKLMEQVRIAISEDRLGSFREEFFEQYGFNKPNAKNF; this is encoded by the coding sequence ATGATACCAATTACTTATGAGTTAATAAAAACATGTAAACAAACCGGTGCCAGGCTTGGACGGGTACACACACCACATGGATCATTTGATACACCAGCATTTATGCCAGTAGGCACGCTGGCGACAGTGAAAACAATGAGTCCAGAGGAATTAAAGGAAATCGGAGCAAATATCATTTTGTCAAATACGTACCATCTTTGGCTTCGACCTGGAGAAGATATTATTAAAGAGGCTGGCGGTCTACATCAGTTTATGAACTGGGATGGTGCAATACTTACTGATTCTGGTGGTTTTCAAGTTTTTAGCCTTAGTGAAATGCGAGAAATTACAGAAGAAGGGGTGCATTTTCGCAATCATTTAAATGGAGAGAAACTATTTTTGTCACCAGAAAAAGCGACGAATATCCAAAATGCTCTAGGGTCAGATATTATGATGGCATTTGATGAATGTCCGCCATATCCGGCGGATCATCAATATATGAGAGATTCCGTAGAACGAACATCGAGATGGGCTGAGAGGTGTTTAAATGCTCATCAAAGAAAGGAAGAACAAGGCTTATTTGGTATTATTCAAGGTGGGGAATATGAGGATTTACGGAAGCAAAGCGCTAGCGATCTTGTGTCCTTAGACTTTCCTGGATACGCAATAGGAGGACTTTCCGTTGGTGAACCAAAGGAAGTGATGAATCATGTACTTGAATTTACTACACCATTAATGCCAACCAATAAACCTAGATATTTAATGGGAGTTGGCTCACCGGATTCATTAATAGATGGGGCAATTCGAGGTATAGATATGTTTGACTGTGTTCTTCCTACGAGAATTGCCAGAAATGGGACTTGCATGACTTCAAATGGCCGATTAGTGGTAAGAAATGCAAAGTACGCACGTGATTTTTCTCCAATTGATGAAAATTGTGATTGTCATGTGTGTAATAATTATACAAGAGCTTATATCCGCCATTTAATTAAATGTAATGAAACGTTTGGATTTAGACTTACTACTTATCATAACCTATATTTTCTGTTAAAATTAATGGAGCAAGTACGAATAGCTATTAGCGAAGATCGTCTTGGCTCATTTAGGGAAGAATTCTTTGAGCAGTACGGATTTAATAAACCGAACGCAAAGAATTTCTAG
- a CDS encoding DUF2905 domain-containing protein, translating into MNILDGRIWVTMNLGRLFILLGFVFLIIGILWSFIGKLPGDITWKKGNVVFHFPIVTSIVVSLILTILFYILGKFR; encoded by the coding sequence ATGAACATTTTGGATGGAAGGATTTGGGTGACGATGAATCTAGGTAGATTATTTATTTTATTAGGATTCGTTTTCCTTATCATCGGCATTCTATGGAGCTTTATCGGAAAATTACCTGGAGATATAACATGGAAAAAAGGAAATGTTGTATTTCATTTTCCCATTGTTACATCTATTGTAGTCAGTCTGATTCTAACAATCCTATTTTACATTCTAGGAAAGTTTCGCTAA
- the ruvB gene encoding Holliday junction branch migration DNA helicase RuvB, with amino-acid sequence MEERMVTGELQAEDASAELSLRPTTLNQYIGQHKVKENLDIFIQAAKMREEPLDHVLLYGPPGLGKTTLAAIIANEMGVQFRSTSGPAIERAGDLAAILSSLEPGDVLFIDEIHRLPRAVEEVLYPAMEDFYLDIVIGTGPSARSVRIDLPPFTLVGATTRAGLLSAPLRDRFGVLSRLDFYNAEDLCMIVERTADIFNTAITKKAAIEVARRSRGTPRIANRLLKRIRDISQVKGEDEISLTTTNEALEMLQVDKHGLDHLDHKLLKTMITNFQGGPVGLDTIAATIGEESQTIEDVYEPYLLQIGFIQRTPRGRIVTTQAYEHFGWKDLGDDESR; translated from the coding sequence ATGGAAGAACGGATGGTAACTGGTGAGCTTCAAGCAGAGGATGCTTCCGCTGAGCTCAGCCTACGGCCAACAACATTGAATCAATATATTGGTCAACATAAGGTGAAAGAGAATTTAGACATCTTTATCCAAGCAGCCAAAATGCGTGAAGAACCATTAGATCATGTTCTCCTATACGGACCTCCAGGATTAGGAAAAACAACGTTGGCAGCTATTATTGCCAATGAGATGGGAGTGCAGTTTCGTTCAACTTCAGGTCCTGCAATTGAAAGGGCAGGCGATTTAGCGGCTATTCTTTCTTCACTTGAACCAGGTGATGTGCTGTTTATTGATGAGATACATCGCCTTCCAAGGGCAGTGGAAGAAGTATTATACCCGGCTATGGAGGATTTCTATCTTGATATTGTAATTGGGACAGGCCCTAGTGCTAGATCCGTTCGAATTGATTTACCGCCCTTTACATTAGTTGGAGCTACAACAAGAGCAGGATTATTATCTGCACCGTTACGCGACCGTTTTGGTGTCTTGAGTAGGCTTGATTTTTATAATGCAGAGGATCTATGTATGATCGTTGAACGCACGGCAGATATTTTTAACACAGCTATTACAAAAAAAGCCGCCATAGAAGTTGCTCGTCGTTCCAGAGGAACCCCAAGAATTGCCAACCGTTTATTGAAACGAATTCGTGATATATCACAGGTAAAAGGAGAAGATGAAATTAGTCTGACTACGACAAATGAAGCATTAGAAATGCTGCAAGTCGATAAACATGGTTTGGATCATCTTGATCATAAGTTATTAAAAACAATGATTACGAACTTCCAAGGCGGGCCGGTTGGTTTAGATACAATCGCTGCTACAATCGGTGAGGAATCACAAACGATTGAAGATGTCTATGAACCGTATTTATTGCAAATAGGTTTTATTCAACGAACTCCTCGAGGGAGAATAGTAACTACACAAGCTTATGAACATTTTGGATGGAAGGATTTGGGTGACGATGAATCTAGGTAG
- the ruvA gene encoding Holliday junction branch migration protein RuvA, which yields MIAYIRGMLTYIQSDTIIVDVEGVGYEIICPNPYAFQALENEKVFVYTYLHVREDAQLLYGFKTEEEKYLFTKLISVSGIGPKGALAIMASIDVAEFVAAIEREDEAFLKSFPGIGKKTARQIILDLKGKLALAVPSVQDGQVEEAGSTNQVTLKEAQEALKALGYTDREIKSVVPKLQSDASLNTDELIRKALSLLMKK from the coding sequence ATGATAGCTTATATTAGAGGAATGCTTACATATATACAAAGTGATACGATTATAGTTGATGTAGAAGGGGTTGGTTATGAAATTATTTGTCCCAATCCATATGCATTTCAAGCTTTGGAAAATGAGAAAGTATTTGTTTACACCTACTTGCATGTACGTGAAGACGCCCAATTGCTATATGGCTTTAAAACGGAAGAAGAAAAATATTTATTTACTAAATTAATCTCCGTATCGGGAATCGGTCCAAAAGGCGCTCTTGCAATTATGGCTAGTATTGATGTTGCAGAATTTGTAGCAGCAATAGAACGAGAAGATGAGGCGTTTTTAAAAAGTTTTCCTGGCATCGGTAAGAAAACAGCGAGACAAATTATTCTTGATCTAAAAGGAAAATTAGCTTTAGCTGTTCCATCCGTTCAAGATGGACAAGTGGAAGAAGCAGGCTCAACGAACCAGGTAACGTTAAAAGAAGCGCAAGAAGCATTAAAAGCGTTAGGCTACACCGACAGAGAGATTAAAAGTGTTGTACCGAAACTACAATCAGACGCATCATTAAATACAGATGAATTAATACGTAAAGCACTTAGTTTACTCATGAAAAAATAG
- the queA gene encoding tRNA preQ1(34) S-adenosylmethionine ribosyltransferase-isomerase QueA → MNIKEFDFDLPEELIAQTPLKERSSSRLLVLNKQEGSIEHRHFTDIKKYLKKGDCLVLNDTRVLPARLHGVKEETGARIEILLLHQVEGDNWEVLAKPAKKVKEGTVIKFGDGRLQATCIKIKDHGGRIVQFAYDGIFYEVLDKLGEMPLPPYIKEQLPERERYQTVYAKEEGSAAAPTAGLHFTNKLLDELKEIGVIITFITLHVGLGTFRPVSADTIEEHEMHAEFYHMSSETARTLNRVKQNEGRIISVGTTSTRTLETIARDQAGKFVEAGGWTDIFIYPPYQFKAIDGLITNFHLPKSTLIMLISAFAGKDMVMKAYKEAVEQRYRFFSFGDAMMILPS, encoded by the coding sequence ATGAATATTAAAGAATTTGATTTTGATTTACCTGAAGAATTAATTGCACAAACTCCATTAAAGGAGCGATCATCCTCAAGACTACTCGTATTAAACAAACAAGAAGGTTCCATCGAACATCGACATTTTACCGATATTAAAAAATACTTAAAAAAAGGTGATTGTCTTGTATTGAATGATACTCGTGTTCTCCCTGCAAGATTACACGGAGTGAAAGAGGAAACCGGTGCACGGATAGAAATTTTGCTATTACATCAAGTAGAAGGGGATAATTGGGAGGTCCTCGCTAAACCTGCTAAAAAAGTAAAAGAGGGAACCGTTATCAAGTTCGGAGATGGGCGATTACAAGCAACGTGTATTAAAATAAAGGATCATGGCGGTCGCATCGTTCAATTTGCTTATGATGGGATTTTTTATGAGGTACTTGATAAACTGGGTGAAATGCCATTACCTCCTTATATTAAAGAGCAGTTACCTGAAAGAGAACGATATCAAACGGTTTATGCTAAAGAGGAAGGGTCGGCAGCTGCACCAACTGCAGGACTTCATTTTACAAATAAGCTATTGGATGAATTAAAAGAAATAGGAGTCATCATTACCTTTATTACATTACATGTCGGTTTAGGTACGTTTCGTCCGGTAAGTGCAGATACGATTGAAGAACATGAGATGCATGCGGAATTTTATCATATGAGTAGTGAAACAGCTCGAACCCTAAACCGCGTAAAGCAAAATGAGGGCAGAATTATTTCTGTGGGAACGACCTCGACACGAACATTAGAAACAATTGCTCGTGATCAAGCTGGAAAATTTGTCGAAGCAGGTGGATGGACAGATATTTTCATCTACCCTCCTTATCAATTTAAAGCAATTGATGGCTTGATCACAAACTTCCATCTGCCGAAATCCACATTAATTATGCTAATAAGTGCATTTGCTGGGAAAGATATGGTCATGAAAGCGTATAAAGAAGCAGTAGAACAGCGGTATCGCTTCTTTAGTTTTGGGGATGCCATGATGATTTTACCCTCTTAA